The following proteins are co-located in the Thermus thermophilus HB8 genome:
- a CDS encoding DUF4282 domain-containing protein — protein MNAKEFFAALFDLAFERFVTIQLTGLVYALALAVGGIYALFAVVGAFEASAGLGVLTLLVLAPLGFLLYAVAVRVGLEALVSLIRIAENTREIRDALRKEKA, from the coding sequence ATGAACGCGAAGGAGTTCTTCGCCGCCCTCTTTGACCTGGCCTTTGAGCGGTTCGTGACCATCCAGCTCACGGGGCTCGTCTACGCCCTGGCCCTGGCGGTGGGGGGCATCTACGCCCTCTTCGCCGTGGTGGGGGCCTTTGAGGCCTCCGCGGGCCTCGGCGTCCTCACCCTCCTCGTCCTCGCTCCCCTCGGGTTCCTCCTCTACGCCGTCGCCGTCCGGGTGGGCCTCGAGGCCCTGGTCTCCCTCATCCGCATCGCCGAGAACACCCGGGAGATCCGGGACGCCCTGCGGAAGGAAAAGGCCTGA
- a CDS encoding asparaginase, which yields MSAEVLVYRGSLVENRHRVSLALWGPEGLVAYAGDPGRVAYLRSSAKPFQALALYLTGAVERFGLTEEEVALATASHDGTPRHVEVAARFLGKLGLGPEHLVCGVHPPFSREARAALEAQGLAPTPLHHNCSGKHAGMLAAALALGAPAEGYHLPDHPVQRLNLATLEALSGARPGLATDGCSVPTFALSLARAARAFFLLADPGRAPEAYRTPLLRVREAMRRHPDLVAGPGSVDTLLMERLPVVAKRGADGYYGLALLEGPRGPLGVALKVEDGATLAREVAVVALLRALGLDPGKTPWDRPPVRNHRGLEVGHLEARLGLVWV from the coding sequence GTGAGCGCCGAGGTCCTCGTTTACCGCGGCTCCTTGGTGGAAAACCGGCACCGCGTTTCCCTGGCCCTCTGGGGCCCGGAGGGGCTTGTGGCCTACGCGGGCGACCCCGGGCGGGTGGCCTACCTGCGCTCCTCCGCCAAGCCCTTCCAGGCCCTGGCCCTTTACCTCACGGGGGCGGTGGAGCGTTTTGGCCTCACGGAGGAGGAGGTGGCCTTGGCCACGGCGAGCCACGACGGGACGCCCCGGCACGTGGAGGTGGCGGCCCGCTTCCTGGGGAAGCTCGGGCTTGGGCCGGAGCACCTGGTCTGCGGGGTCCACCCGCCCTTCTCCCGGGAGGCGCGGGCGGCCCTCGAGGCCCAGGGCCTTGCGCCCACCCCCCTGCACCACAACTGCTCGGGGAAGCACGCCGGGATGCTGGCCGCGGCCCTGGCCCTGGGGGCGCCCGCGGAGGGGTACCACCTGCCGGACCACCCCGTCCAGCGCCTCAACCTGGCCACCCTGGAGGCCCTCTCCGGGGCCCGGCCCGGGCTCGCCACCGACGGGTGCAGCGTCCCCACCTTCGCCCTCTCCTTGGCCCGGGCCGCCCGGGCCTTCTTCCTCCTGGCGGACCCTGGCCGCGCGCCCGAGGCCTACCGGACGCCCCTCCTCCGGGTGCGGGAGGCCATGCGCCGCCACCCCGACCTGGTGGCGGGGCCGGGGAGCGTGGACACCCTCCTCATGGAGCGGCTCCCCGTGGTGGCCAAACGGGGCGCGGACGGGTACTACGGCCTCGCCCTTCTGGAGGGCCCCCGGGGGCCTTTGGGCGTGGCCTTGAAGGTGGAGGACGGGGCCACCCTGGCCCGGGAGGTGGCGGTGGTGGCCCTCCTCCGGGCCTTGGGCCTGGATCCGGGAAAGACGCCTTGGGACCGCCCCCCCGTGCGCAACCACCGGGGCCTCGAGGTGGGCCACCTGGAGGCCCGGCTCGGCCTGGTCTGGGTCTGA
- a CDS encoding DUF309 domain-containing protein, with translation MVPDWEEVLGLWRAGRYYEVHEVLEPYWLKATGEERRLLQGVILLAAALHQRRLGRPGLRNLRKAEARLEGLPCPLMGLDWRSLLQEARRRLGA, from the coding sequence GTGGTGCCCGACTGGGAGGAGGTCCTGGGCCTGTGGCGGGCGGGGCGGTACTACGAGGTGCACGAGGTCCTGGAGCCCTACTGGCTTAAGGCCACGGGGGAGGAGCGCCGCCTCCTCCAGGGGGTGATCCTTTTGGCGGCGGCCCTCCACCAGAGGCGCTTGGGCCGGCCGGGCCTGCGCAACCTGAGGAAGGCGGAGGCCCGGCTGGAAGGGCTTCCCTGTCCCCTCATGGGCCTGGACTGGCGCTCGCTTTTGCAGGAGGCCCGGCGTAGACTCGGGGCGTGA
- a CDS encoding substrate-binding domain-containing protein: MRLLALLVLLGPALALRLATTTSVYDSGLLDRLLEAFLRETGIRVQVLAVGTGQALRLAERKDVDAVLVHAPSLEREALARGITAEPYCLAQNAFLLAGPEADPAQVREAENVLEALRRIAAQKAPFVSRGDRSGTHLKELELWEKAGLKPQGPWYLESGAGMGQTLVLAAEKGAYTLTDLATFLTVGKRRGLKALYAREDPLLLNQYAFHLVPGSPGEGEAQRLRAFLASEEAARIVAGLRVEGTPLFAPLRGRCAFPLRP, translated from the coding sequence ATGCGCCTCCTCGCCCTCCTCGTCCTGCTGGGGCCGGCCTTGGCCCTGCGGCTCGCCACCACCACCAGCGTCTACGACTCGGGGCTTCTGGACCGGCTCCTAGAGGCCTTCCTCCGGGAAACGGGGATCCGGGTCCAGGTGCTGGCGGTGGGCACGGGCCAGGCCCTGAGGCTTGCGGAGCGGAAGGACGTGGACGCCGTCTTGGTCCACGCCCCCTCCCTGGAGCGGGAGGCCCTGGCCCGGGGGATCACCGCCGAGCCCTACTGCCTGGCCCAAAACGCCTTCCTCCTCGCGGGGCCCGAGGCGGACCCGGCCCAGGTACGGGAAGCAGAGAACGTTTTAGAGGCCCTGCGGCGCATCGCGGCCCAAAAGGCCCCCTTCGTCTCCCGCGGGGACCGCTCGGGCACCCACCTCAAGGAGCTGGAGCTTTGGGAGAAGGCGGGCCTGAAGCCCCAGGGCCCTTGGTACCTGGAAAGCGGCGCAGGCATGGGCCAGACCCTCGTCCTGGCGGCGGAGAAGGGGGCCTACACCCTCACCGACCTCGCCACCTTCCTCACCGTGGGGAAGAGGCGGGGCCTGAAGGCCCTTTACGCCCGGGAGGACCCCCTCCTCCTCAACCAGTACGCCTTCCACCTGGTCCCGGGAAGCCCCGGGGAAGGCGAGGCCCAAAGGCTTAGGGCCTTCCTCGCCTCGGAGGAGGCCGCCCGGATCGTGGCCGGCCTCCGGGTGGAGGGCACCCCCCTCTTCGCCCCCCTTCGGGGCCGGTGCGCCTTCCCCTTGCGCCCCTAG